A single Mus caroli chromosome 15, CAROLI_EIJ_v1.1, whole genome shotgun sequence DNA region contains:
- the Dcstamp gene encoding dendritic cell-specific transmembrane protein isoform X1, with translation MRLWTLGTSIFLRLWGSYVFPRSPSWVDFIQHLGVCCFVAFLSVSLFSAAFYWILPSVALLTSVWMITCVFLCCSKRARCFILLAVLSCGLREGRNALIAAGTGVVIFGHVENIFYNFRGLLDSMTCNLRAKSFSVHFPLLKRYTEAIQWIYGLATPLNLFDDLVSWNQTLVVSLFSPSHALEAHMNDTRGEVLGVLHHMVVTTELLTSVGQTLLALAGLLLILVSTGLFLKRFLGPCGWKYENVYITRQFVRFDEKERHQQRPCVLPLNKKERKKYVTIPSLQLTPKEKKALGLFFLPVLTYLYMWALFAAVDYLLYRLISSMNKQFQSLPGLEVHLKLHGEKQGTQGVVHDSAFNISMFEPSCITKPRLSVSETWVPLSIILLTLIILGLLSSMLMQLKILVSVSFYPKVERERIEYLHAKLLEKRSKQPLGEADGKPSLYFKKIDFWLPVLKMIRKKQTIPANEDDL, from the exons ATGAGGCTCTGGACCTTGGGCACCAGTATTTTCCTAAGGCTTTGGGGGAGTTATGTGTTCCCACGAAGCCCTAGCTGGGTGGACTTCATCCAACATTTGGGAGTTTGTTGCTTTGTGGCTTTCCTTTCGGTGAGCCTCTTCTCTGCAGCCTTTTACTGGATCCTGCCATCCGTTGCCCTGCTCACTTCTGTCTGGATGATCACCTGTGTTTTTCTATGCTGTTCCAAGCGCGCACGATGCTTCATTCTTCTGGCCGTTCTGTCGTGTGGCCTCCGTGAAGGTAGGAACGCTTTGATTGCGGCTGGCACTGGAGTAGTGATCTTTGGAcatgtggaaaatattttttataacttcAGAGGTCTCCTAGACAGCATGACTTGCAACCTAAGGGCAAAGAGCTTTTCAGTACATTTCCCACTTTTAAAACGGTATACTGAAGCCATCCAGTGGATTTACGGCCTTGCCACTCCACTGAATCTATTTGATGaccttgtttcttggaaccagaCTCTGGTGGTCTCTCTTTTTAGTCCCAGCCATGCCCTGGAGGCTCATATGAATGACACTAGAGGAGAAGTTCTGGGAGTCCTGCACCATATGGTGGTCACGACGGAGCTGTTGACTTCCGTGGGCCAGACGTTGCTTGCCCTCGCCGGGCTTCTGCTCATCCTAGTCAGCACTGGCCTCTTCCTGAAGCGATTCCTGGGCCCTTGTGGCTGGAAGTATGAGAATGTCTACATCACCAGACAATTTGTTCGGTTTGATGAAAAGGAGAGGCACCAACAGCGGCCCTGTGTCCTCCCGCTGaataagaaggaaaggaagaaatatgtcACCATCCCATCTTTGCAGCTGACTCCTAAGGAGAAGAAAGCCCTTGGgctgttcttccttcctgtcctgaCCTATCTCTACATGTGGGCGCTATTTGCTGCTGTGGACTATCTGCTGTATCGGCTCATCTCCTCCATGAACAAACAGTTCCAAAGCTTGCCAGGGCTGGAAGTTCACTTGAAACTACATGGAGAG aaGCAAGGAACCCAAGGAGTCGTCCATGATTCTGCGTTTAATATATCTATGTTCGAACCGAGCTGCATTACTAAACCACGTCTCAGTGTGTCTGAGACTTGGGTTCCTCTCAGTATTATTCTCTTAACACTAATAATACTAGGATTGTTGTCTTCTATGCTGATGCAGCTTAAAATTCTCGTGTCAGTCTCCTTCTACCCcaaagtggagagggagagaattgaATACCTCCATGCGAAGCTCCTTGAGAAACGATCAAAGCAGCCATTGGGAGAGGCTGATGGGAAACCGAGCCTGTACTTTAAAAAG attgacttctggcttccagtCCTGAAAATGATTAGGAAGAAGCAGACAATCCCTGCAAATGAAGATGATCTATGA
- the Dcstamp gene encoding dendritic cell-specific transmembrane protein isoform X4 — translation MRLWTLGTSIFLRLWGSYVFPRSPSWVDFIQHLGVCCFVAFLSVSLFSAAFYWILPSVALLTSVWMITCVFLCCSKRARCFILLAVLSCGLREGRNALIAAGTGVVIFGHVENIFYNFRGLLDSMTCNLRAKSFSVHFPLLKRYTEAIQWIYGLATPLNLFDDLVSWNQTLVVSLFSPSHALEAHMNDTRGEVLGVLHHMVVTTELLTSVGQTLLALAGLLLILVSTGLFLKRFLGPCGWKYENVYITRQFVRFDEKERHQQRPCVLPLNKKERKKYVTIPSLQLTPKEKKALGLFFLPVLTYLYMWALFAAVDYLLYRLISSMNKQFQSLPGLEVHLKLHGEIDFWLPVLKMIRKKQTIPANEDDL, via the exons ATGAGGCTCTGGACCTTGGGCACCAGTATTTTCCTAAGGCTTTGGGGGAGTTATGTGTTCCCACGAAGCCCTAGCTGGGTGGACTTCATCCAACATTTGGGAGTTTGTTGCTTTGTGGCTTTCCTTTCGGTGAGCCTCTTCTCTGCAGCCTTTTACTGGATCCTGCCATCCGTTGCCCTGCTCACTTCTGTCTGGATGATCACCTGTGTTTTTCTATGCTGTTCCAAGCGCGCACGATGCTTCATTCTTCTGGCCGTTCTGTCGTGTGGCCTCCGTGAAGGTAGGAACGCTTTGATTGCGGCTGGCACTGGAGTAGTGATCTTTGGAcatgtggaaaatattttttataacttcAGAGGTCTCCTAGACAGCATGACTTGCAACCTAAGGGCAAAGAGCTTTTCAGTACATTTCCCACTTTTAAAACGGTATACTGAAGCCATCCAGTGGATTTACGGCCTTGCCACTCCACTGAATCTATTTGATGaccttgtttcttggaaccagaCTCTGGTGGTCTCTCTTTTTAGTCCCAGCCATGCCCTGGAGGCTCATATGAATGACACTAGAGGAGAAGTTCTGGGAGTCCTGCACCATATGGTGGTCACGACGGAGCTGTTGACTTCCGTGGGCCAGACGTTGCTTGCCCTCGCCGGGCTTCTGCTCATCCTAGTCAGCACTGGCCTCTTCCTGAAGCGATTCCTGGGCCCTTGTGGCTGGAAGTATGAGAATGTCTACATCACCAGACAATTTGTTCGGTTTGATGAAAAGGAGAGGCACCAACAGCGGCCCTGTGTCCTCCCGCTGaataagaaggaaaggaagaaatatgtcACCATCCCATCTTTGCAGCTGACTCCTAAGGAGAAGAAAGCCCTTGGgctgttcttccttcctgtcctgaCCTATCTCTACATGTGGGCGCTATTTGCTGCTGTGGACTATCTGCTGTATCGGCTCATCTCCTCCATGAACAAACAGTTCCAAAGCTTGCCAGGGCTGGAAGTTCACTTGAAACTACATGGAGAG attgacttctggcttccagtCCTGAAAATGATTAGGAAGAAGCAGACAATCCCTGCAAATGAAGATGATCTATGA
- the Dcstamp gene encoding dendritic cell-specific transmembrane protein isoform X2 — MRLWTLGTSIFLRLWGSYVFPRSPSWVDFIQHLGVCCFVAFLSVSLFSAAFYWILPSVALLTSVWMITCVFLCCSKRARCFILLAVLSCGLREGRNALIAAGTGVVIFGHVENIFYNFRGLLDSMTCNLRAKSFSVHFPLLKRYTEAIQWIYGLATPLNLFDDLVSWNQTLVVSLFSPSHALEAHMNDTRGEVLGVLHHMVVTTELLTSVGQTLLALAGLLLILVSTGLFLKRFLGPCGWKYENVYITRQFVRFDEKERHQQRPCVLPLNKKERKKYVTIPSLQLTPKEKKALGLFFLPVLTYLYMWALFAAVDYLLYRLISSMNKQFQSLPGLEVHLKLHGEQGTQGVVHDSAFNISMFEPSCITKPRLSVSETWVPLSIILLTLIILGLLSSMLMQLKILVSVSFYPKVERERIEYLHAKLLEKRSKQPLGEADGKPSLYFKKIDFWLPVLKMIRKKQTIPANEDDL, encoded by the exons ATGAGGCTCTGGACCTTGGGCACCAGTATTTTCCTAAGGCTTTGGGGGAGTTATGTGTTCCCACGAAGCCCTAGCTGGGTGGACTTCATCCAACATTTGGGAGTTTGTTGCTTTGTGGCTTTCCTTTCGGTGAGCCTCTTCTCTGCAGCCTTTTACTGGATCCTGCCATCCGTTGCCCTGCTCACTTCTGTCTGGATGATCACCTGTGTTTTTCTATGCTGTTCCAAGCGCGCACGATGCTTCATTCTTCTGGCCGTTCTGTCGTGTGGCCTCCGTGAAGGTAGGAACGCTTTGATTGCGGCTGGCACTGGAGTAGTGATCTTTGGAcatgtggaaaatattttttataacttcAGAGGTCTCCTAGACAGCATGACTTGCAACCTAAGGGCAAAGAGCTTTTCAGTACATTTCCCACTTTTAAAACGGTATACTGAAGCCATCCAGTGGATTTACGGCCTTGCCACTCCACTGAATCTATTTGATGaccttgtttcttggaaccagaCTCTGGTGGTCTCTCTTTTTAGTCCCAGCCATGCCCTGGAGGCTCATATGAATGACACTAGAGGAGAAGTTCTGGGAGTCCTGCACCATATGGTGGTCACGACGGAGCTGTTGACTTCCGTGGGCCAGACGTTGCTTGCCCTCGCCGGGCTTCTGCTCATCCTAGTCAGCACTGGCCTCTTCCTGAAGCGATTCCTGGGCCCTTGTGGCTGGAAGTATGAGAATGTCTACATCACCAGACAATTTGTTCGGTTTGATGAAAAGGAGAGGCACCAACAGCGGCCCTGTGTCCTCCCGCTGaataagaaggaaaggaagaaatatgtcACCATCCCATCTTTGCAGCTGACTCCTAAGGAGAAGAAAGCCCTTGGgctgttcttccttcctgtcctgaCCTATCTCTACATGTGGGCGCTATTTGCTGCTGTGGACTATCTGCTGTATCGGCTCATCTCCTCCATGAACAAACAGTTCCAAAGCTTGCCAGGGCTGGAAGTTCACTTGAAACTACATGGAGAG CAAGGAACCCAAGGAGTCGTCCATGATTCTGCGTTTAATATATCTATGTTCGAACCGAGCTGCATTACTAAACCACGTCTCAGTGTGTCTGAGACTTGGGTTCCTCTCAGTATTATTCTCTTAACACTAATAATACTAGGATTGTTGTCTTCTATGCTGATGCAGCTTAAAATTCTCGTGTCAGTCTCCTTCTACCCcaaagtggagagggagagaattgaATACCTCCATGCGAAGCTCCTTGAGAAACGATCAAAGCAGCCATTGGGAGAGGCTGATGGGAAACCGAGCCTGTACTTTAAAAAG attgacttctggcttccagtCCTGAAAATGATTAGGAAGAAGCAGACAATCCCTGCAAATGAAGATGATCTATGA
- the Dcstamp gene encoding dendritic cell-specific transmembrane protein isoform X3 produces MRLWTLGTSIFLRLWGSYVFPRSPSWVDFIQHLGVCCFVAFLSVSLFSAAFYWILPSVALLTSVWMITCVFLCCSKRARCFILLAVLSCGLREGRNALIAAGTGVVIFGHVENIFYNFRGLLDSMTCNLRAKSFSVHFPLLKRYTEAIQWIYGLATPLNLFDDLVSWNQTLVVSLFSPSHALEAHMNDTRGEVLGVLHHMVVTTELLTSVGQTLLALAGLLLILVSTGLFLKRFLGPCGWKYENVYITRQFVRFDEKERHQQRPCVLPLNKKERKKYVTIPSLQLTPKEKKALGLFFLPVLTYLYMWALFAAVDYLLYRLISSMNKQFQSLPGLEVHLKLHGELKILVSVSFYPKVERERIEYLHAKLLEKRSKQPLGEADGKPSLYFKKIDFWLPVLKMIRKKQTIPANEDDL; encoded by the exons ATGAGGCTCTGGACCTTGGGCACCAGTATTTTCCTAAGGCTTTGGGGGAGTTATGTGTTCCCACGAAGCCCTAGCTGGGTGGACTTCATCCAACATTTGGGAGTTTGTTGCTTTGTGGCTTTCCTTTCGGTGAGCCTCTTCTCTGCAGCCTTTTACTGGATCCTGCCATCCGTTGCCCTGCTCACTTCTGTCTGGATGATCACCTGTGTTTTTCTATGCTGTTCCAAGCGCGCACGATGCTTCATTCTTCTGGCCGTTCTGTCGTGTGGCCTCCGTGAAGGTAGGAACGCTTTGATTGCGGCTGGCACTGGAGTAGTGATCTTTGGAcatgtggaaaatattttttataacttcAGAGGTCTCCTAGACAGCATGACTTGCAACCTAAGGGCAAAGAGCTTTTCAGTACATTTCCCACTTTTAAAACGGTATACTGAAGCCATCCAGTGGATTTACGGCCTTGCCACTCCACTGAATCTATTTGATGaccttgtttcttggaaccagaCTCTGGTGGTCTCTCTTTTTAGTCCCAGCCATGCCCTGGAGGCTCATATGAATGACACTAGAGGAGAAGTTCTGGGAGTCCTGCACCATATGGTGGTCACGACGGAGCTGTTGACTTCCGTGGGCCAGACGTTGCTTGCCCTCGCCGGGCTTCTGCTCATCCTAGTCAGCACTGGCCTCTTCCTGAAGCGATTCCTGGGCCCTTGTGGCTGGAAGTATGAGAATGTCTACATCACCAGACAATTTGTTCGGTTTGATGAAAAGGAGAGGCACCAACAGCGGCCCTGTGTCCTCCCGCTGaataagaaggaaaggaagaaatatgtcACCATCCCATCTTTGCAGCTGACTCCTAAGGAGAAGAAAGCCCTTGGgctgttcttccttcctgtcctgaCCTATCTCTACATGTGGGCGCTATTTGCTGCTGTGGACTATCTGCTGTATCGGCTCATCTCCTCCATGAACAAACAGTTCCAAAGCTTGCCAGGGCTGGAAGTTCACTTGAAACTACATGGAGAG CTTAAAATTCTCGTGTCAGTCTCCTTCTACCCcaaagtggagagggagagaattgaATACCTCCATGCGAAGCTCCTTGAGAAACGATCAAAGCAGCCATTGGGAGAGGCTGATGGGAAACCGAGCCTGTACTTTAAAAAG attgacttctggcttccagtCCTGAAAATGATTAGGAAGAAGCAGACAATCCCTGCAAATGAAGATGATCTATGA